In one Cloacibacillus porcorum genomic region, the following are encoded:
- a CDS encoding MATE family efflux transporter yields the protein MGSEPIPRLILSFALPAIIGMIAGAIYNIVDRIFVGRYVGSVGLAAITVSFPMMMMLMAFTLLICVGGASRVSILFGANKRRPAEQALTTTFVLLAIVGAASIAASFFATDTMLRLAGGSGEVLEMARPYLRIILLGAPFALFGFGANFLVRASGNPKYAMCTQIVGAVSNVLFDAFFIITLNMGVEGAAYGTVLAQAVSAIFGLSFFWRREAPLRIRAHFIGLPRWEVFKRICAVGSAPFFMELSFVCYMTLMNQLIIKYGGDDGLSAMGIFLSLDSLLFLPAMAIGEASQPIVGYNYGAGMPQRVTKAIYCALGMAVGFYIISFTLAEIFAEPLTRLFTNDPALLAIGVPGMRVGYVGLPFMGVTIVTNSALQGLGKGFASLALSFCRHVLCMFIPLIMLPRIFGLLGVWMSFPCGDIGGCVISAGFLIWIIRWLKSPEALVVK from the coding sequence ATGGGCAGCGAGCCGATACCGCGGCTTATACTGAGTTTTGCGCTGCCGGCCATCATCGGCATGATAGCCGGCGCTATTTATAATATAGTTGACCGTATCTTTGTCGGGCGCTACGTCGGTTCGGTGGGGCTTGCCGCGATCACGGTGAGTTTTCCGATGATGATGATGCTGATGGCCTTCACGCTGCTCATCTGTGTCGGCGGCGCCTCCAGGGTCTCGATCCTCTTCGGCGCGAACAAACGGCGTCCCGCGGAACAGGCGCTGACAACGACGTTTGTCCTGCTGGCGATCGTAGGCGCCGCCTCCATCGCCGCGAGCTTTTTCGCGACAGACACAATGCTGCGCCTCGCAGGAGGCTCAGGAGAGGTGCTAGAAATGGCGCGCCCCTATCTGCGGATCATCCTGCTCGGAGCGCCCTTCGCGCTCTTCGGCTTCGGCGCAAATTTCCTCGTGCGCGCCAGTGGAAACCCAAAGTACGCCATGTGCACGCAGATAGTCGGCGCGGTGAGCAACGTCCTTTTCGACGCCTTTTTCATCATCACGCTCAATATGGGCGTCGAGGGAGCCGCCTACGGCACCGTGCTCGCGCAGGCCGTCTCCGCGATATTCGGACTCTCCTTCTTCTGGCGCAGGGAGGCCCCGCTGCGTATCCGCGCGCACTTTATCGGGCTGCCGCGCTGGGAGGTCTTTAAGAGAATCTGCGCCGTCGGCAGCGCGCCATTTTTCATGGAGCTCTCTTTTGTCTGCTATATGACGCTGATGAACCAGCTTATAATAAAGTATGGCGGCGATGACGGGCTCTCGGCGATGGGAATATTCCTCAGCCTCGATTCGCTGCTCTTTCTGCCAGCGATGGCCATCGGCGAGGCCTCGCAGCCGATCGTCGGCTATAATTACGGCGCCGGCATGCCGCAGCGCGTCACTAAGGCGATCTACTGCGCCCTCGGTATGGCGGTCGGGTTTTATATAATCAGCTTTACGCTCGCGGAGATATTCGCGGAACCATTGACACGCCTCTTTACGAACGATCCGGCGCTGCTTGCGATCGGCGTCCCCGGGATGCGCGTCGGCTATGTCGGACTTCCCTTTATGGGAGTGACGATCGTCACCAACTCAGCGCTCCAGGGGCTGGGCAAGGGCTTTGCCTCGCTCGCCCTCTCCTTCTGCCGCCATGTGCTCTGTATGTTCATCCCGCTGATCATGCTGCCGCGTATCTTTGGGCTGCTGGGAGTCTGGATGTCCTTCCCCTGCGGCGATATCGGCGGATGTGTGATATCAGCCGGCTTTCTTATCTGGATAATACGCTGGCTAAAAAGCCCTGAGGCGCTGGTGGTAAAATAG